From the genome of Marasmius oreades isolate 03SP1 chromosome 1, whole genome shotgun sequence:
CAAACCCAATGCCGCCTATATGACCTTTAGCGCTCCAAGCTGCCTCCGCTTTTGGTGAATCGTGCAGTGTTTGGAGAGCTAATTCGCCTGCAGAGGTAATCATTACGATTTTAGTAGATGTGCTGGGTTGCTGCCGGTTATAAAATGAAGGGCTTGGAACAAGAGCAAAAGATGTGAGCGTGCGGGGTTGGGATGGATAGTGCTCAGGCCCAGTGATAGGAAGAAGAGGGTTTGCTTAGAAGGGTGTTTCATCAACTGGATTGCAGGATAAAGAACGGTAGCTTACTCTTTCGCGTGTCACTCAATACTAGTGAAGTCGCTATGACAGAGGAATCTTTGCTTATTTCTCGTTCAACGCTAGGCAAACTGGCTCGCCCACCCCATGAAGGAAAATTGGGCCAACTTCTCTTGGGTAATGAAAGCGTTTGCTTTCGACCGTCAGAGATGGTACTTCCGGTACTATTTTCCCTATCTCGGAGTGAGCGGCCCCTATCTCTTGTTGAAGTGTTACCAGAGACCAGATCACTGTTCGTGACGCGGCTCAGCACATCTGTTTGCGAGAACGTTGACCATGCAGAGGGTACAGATGCTTCTAAAATATCCCACAAACGAACGTAGGGCGCGTCTTTCGATAGAGTGGCCAGCTGTCCCCTCCGATTGGCCGAAAATTCGATGGAAATGTAAGGCGAAGTGACTCTTTCTGGTGCAGAGCCAGAGATAAGTCCGGTCCCTTTCCTGGGTAAGCTTGCCAAAGACGTGGTAGAGGCCGAGGTGGTGAGTTGAGCAGAGGGGAAAATACCGCCGTCTGCAGCACCGTCTCGCTCCGTGAAAGTTAGGAGAGAACCACCTCCGAGATTCCTTGCGTCCCAAACTGTAACTACTCCATCACCCCAAGACGCAACTCGATGAGGATCAAAAGGATCTGTGACTACGCCCTGCACCTTTGAGGCAACATTTGCAACAGGTCCTCCTCCGGTCCCGTTCTGGAGATTGGTATTATTATTACTCGAGGAGGGCCGGGCACGTAGATCGAATAGACGAAGCCAACGGCTGGAGATTCCGGCTAGAAGGAGATGAGAGGAGTCAGGAAGAAAAGCAAGGGATGACACGTAGTCTGTCGTGGCGTGAACTTGCAGCATGCGATTGTCGAATTTTGTACCGTGCTCCGTACGAGGGATAGCGGGAGAGGACCTGGTGCGTAGAATTTGATTGGAAACATCCACACCATTACTTGTAGAGCTGTTAGAGGTCGCCCCTCCAAAGGATAATATGGGAAGTGCACTATTCACATCCCAGATAATCAAACTCGCGTCCCCTCTGACTTTATCTAACCCTACCGCAAGATAATTAGGATCCTTCCCAGAAAACGCCAAAGTGTTGCATGCTCGTTGATTCTTCACAGGTAAAGACACGACAGGACCAGCAGACAATATGTTGTCTGCCCCAGTATATCGCGAAGATTCCAGGCGAATTAAATCGACGCGACCATTACTATGACCTACGGCCAACAGGTCATCAAAGAGCGGCTCTGGAGACCATGTAAAACACTGTCAGAACATTGTCACGCCAAGATTCTAAGTAATACAAGTGAGATTGTACCTTCATTAGATTCAAGTCATTTTGAGAAGTAATATGCCTGATCTCAGGCTGACCAGGAGCACATTCGTAGAGAGTTATTTGAGAATTCCCCGCGACTATGAATCGATTCAAGTGTCTGGGATGCCATGCGAGTCGTTTTTCCACAACTGTGGTAGAGTTGGTTTGAACAAGCATTCAATGGTAGCGGAGAACAATGAACGAGACGGTGGCTGCGCGCTGCGCTCTTCTTCCCTATTATACCCTCACCATGCCCGATCCCGAAACACAATCCTCACACAAACAAGCACCTAGACCCAGTCCTCTATTCAATTCTCTAGTAAGTAGTTCGGTTCGTTCATGCATAGAGCAAGATATATTAATATCTCAGTTTGCAGGAACAATAGCAGCGTCGGTTTTGATTTCTAGTGCATTTTGGTTACGACGGCGAAAGAATATCCAGTTTTCTGGATCTCCGCCTCGAACAACCATCAAACGTGGAGGACCCAACCGTTTCCATTTACCCACATCAAGCTCGAGTGATTTTGGACCGCCAAAGCGCGTCGTAATACAACGTGCACACGCGCTTCCCCAATTGTCATattctcctccacctcccgAAGAATCCCCTCCTTCCACAGAAGAAGGGACTCCAGAAGATCTGAACAAGGAGCCTGTTCAGCTGGATTTCAATCCTGCGTTTCTGACGATCAAAGCATTTGGAATCGCAACCTTCGCTGTCGCAATAGGTACGATCGGTTTAGTATGGGGTGTAAAAAACACGATGGGTGTCGATACTGTGGGTTTATCGTTTGTCGAGTTTCCTCGAAACTTCCTCACATAGACGTCTTACTTTCAGACTGAACAATTTGCCCAACGGATGCGAGAGCTCATTATCACTCGGATGCCTATTTTGTCCTCGCGTATACATCGTTCACATCTCGACGAAAATGCCGGCTTAAAACTACACCTGGACCCCCATTGGAACTGGGATAAAGCTGaggaaagattgaaagaTGCATATGACAAGGATGGAATCTCCGGTTGGGTAGAGGCGGCTGTCCGAGAGCTCGAAGCGGAGGAGGCAGTGGAGCGGGGAAAGAGAGCCATAACCGAGAGCGGAGGGAGATAACTGGAATCCACACTAGACTATAGACAATATGGTACGTACCTTTGATTTTTCTCTCCCTGGGGCAATCCATTTGACACTCAGCAGGAGTGATACATCAAGAGGTTTCCTTCGTTCACATAAACCAGCCATATGGTCTAAATACGAATGAAAGCTGATGCAAATGTGGTAAAATTCTAACGAGATGAGCCTACAAAGCTTTTTATTGATCTTCTTCATGTTTCATAAGTTTGACTTCACACCATCCAACCCCCAAAACATTCGAATACACTAATGGTAGTTATCATCGTCTGCACCGTGCACAAAGTCGAGCTCGGCGTTCGGACGTCCGTGCAAGGGCTAATGAAgaataaggtagagaaaagATGGTCGTTCTATTATCTTAGAGACGTCGAGAGGACGGAACGGATGCGGCGGAAGACCTCTAGATTGTTGTGGTACGACCAGCTATAGGTGAATGACGTGTGATCGAGGTGTTGCCGAGCAACCTAGGAGTCTGGAGGCCGACGGTGTCTACGGGAATTCCCCATCTTGTTCGAACAGAGATATGAACCTGTCGTTGGTACTGGGCACCACTATCAGGAGGTGCAATTCGTGGACATCTTGCTGTGCTGGGAGACATCTTTCGTTCCCCTAAACACAACTCATGTATGCGTGCGGTGATCTCAAGTCATCAAGTTTGAACTCGCCCTTTCTTTTCGTGTTTCAAGCTCAAATTTATTGCTGAACATATCCTTGAAAAATCACAAAACTAATAAAAACTCAGGAATCGGCCCTACCATCCATCGTAACGCCAACAAATATCTCATGAGCGGACTCTTACTCCCCATCTTCTTACGCATTCGGCACACCCTGAACCACGTCAGGGTAGGCTTGAGCGATAAGCTGGTAATACACAGTTGCAAATTGAAAACGAATAGGAAGATCAGTCGGAAAGCCACTTACGCCGAATAATGCCGGTGCACGGATGGCTAGGACCTGAGGATCTTCTCCGAGACCGACGAATCTGTGTGGAAAGGGTACGTTCAATTCCGATGTTTTGACCCTTGACCTAGACAAAAGGAAAAACCGACATGGTCGAAACACCAGCTTCGATGGCGGATGACAGTGTCAGAGCTGCAGAACGAGGGATCAGCAAAAAGCAACATCGGGAGGACCAAAGACAAAACACATACAGCACATGATTCCAATTAAAAATGCAAATAGGATAACAGGGGCAGTATACTGTCCGTCAACATTGTAAGACGGGGCGGTAACTGCAAAAACACCATATGTCAGTTCCGAGTCCcgatcatgatcatgagaGCGGGCACTCACTTCGAAGATATAGATACGCGAATAGCGAGGATAGCATTCCAACAGCGTAAGCACCCCACGTCAACGCTTTGGAGGGTTCAAACCGGTCAGACCTGCACATACAAGTAAGTGGAAAACTGTGCTCACTCATTCCCACTAACGAATCGTTAACGAGAGCATCTATTCCACGGTCTTTGAACAGTCTCCAAGTGTCCTTTGCGGCTGCGATGTATGGCTTTCCATAAAGCGCTAAATGCCAAACATCAGGGGGGGAATATACAGAGTGCAAGAACAAGAAAACACACCAATCTCAATATAGGCATACCTTCCAAGTCTTATATTGAGTAACCAAAAAAGATCAGAATGCCATCGTATCTCACCTATTGAAGTATTCGACGGCGGACTCAATACAGCCGACGATACAAGCCGCACAACAAGCCAAGATAGCCTCCACGGCTATGTGTTTTGCGTGTGAGAGACAAAAAGCTTAATGACAATATTATAATTAATAGACTCACGATGACCCTCAGAGTTCGCATTGTTCTGTATGGCTTGTAGAATCAACTTGATCAGTTCGAGGATTGTCACGATCAATGAGCCAAACGCGACGGATCCCAAGGACGTAGTCGATGCACGGGCGAACGATGACCAGTTGGGATGATTAGGCTTTTCCACAATAATCAAAGGTAGTGCTAGATTCAGAATGGGATAGGTTGCTTACCATCTCCCCTTGTGAGCGCGGTCCAAAGTAGTACCAGGATCCATAGGCGCCACCAGCGAGTGTCAAAAGTGCAACGTTACCGATGACCTGAGAGGTCCAGAGAAACGAAAACGTGGCGTAAAAAATCAAGCCAGCTACTTTTCCGGATGAGCATGCCGACCCGGTGCAACCTGGGAATCGTCAGCTGAGGGTATAAACGGGAGGTTAGAGAAACGAACTCGCGCCTCCGGGAGTCCACTTGGAGTATCTAAGTTGAATTTCATGTCAGTGCACACATCCTCGGCGAAATGATTGGGAATTACTCACATTGCCATACAGGTGAAGACATACCACCTAAAGATTCATAAACAAGGGTATGGCAAGGAAGGCTCAGATATGATACTTACACCGCAAATGCTGCTTGGACGATAAGAGACGTAAACGCCACTACATAGACAGTCTTGTGGTGTTTCGAAATGTCTATTACAACTTGCAGAAGGAGTGACGCCAAAGGAATGCGGGATTTGTATCCCCAGTATGACAAAATCGAAAATAGGGCGATCACAGTGAAGATGATGGCTCCCGCTTTTGAGGATTGTAAGTAGCGAATGAGCGGATCGGGCTCGGGACTCACAATAGTATTTGGTAATCCAGTAATAAATGCATATTCCGCTGTATGCGACCACGAGTTGAAGTCTAAATTGCCGGTGCCGATACAACAGAAAATATGACGTACATGTTGAGGAGAATACTGAGGATGAGAGTGATGTGCATAACCATTTTCGTGAACATCCTAATGAGGATCAGGTAGAGCGAGGAGAAAAGAACCGCTGCTGCAGTCGCCAGCAGCAATAGGTATGCCGTGCTCCTAGGAAGCAAGAAGATAAATCCTTCgaaaaaataataataatgaGGACCTACGCGTTCAATGTAATGCTGGTGCCCGAGCGACCTCCACTTTTCCCTAGACCACCTCCTTTACCACCGGTGGAAACCCATGAGTTGAGAGCGATTCCAGACAATACGGCAAAACCAAGAAACTAAGATTAAAAAGGGTCGATACACTAATGGCGAGACTTAAAAGAGGAAGTACCTACCTGGAGAATGAACAAAATGAGGAAAATGGGGTCGTTGATCCTGCTCTTCGGCTTGAACCTGTCATTCGCGTAGGGGTCCTTCACATCCCCACCCCCATAGCCACCATAAGCGTCATCAGGTGGAGGTGCGTAGCCTTGCGCGTACGACGGAGTTGGCCCAGGATAGGGAGCGTACCCCTGTTGATACTGAGGATCGCTACCCATTTTGTTCTGGTTCCAGCCCGACATGAACTATAGAGGGAAGAAGTTCTAACTGGACTGTTCGCTGAGTGGGAGTATGAAGGAGAGTTGAGCCTGTCCTCATGTTAACGTCACTGCCTGGCGAGGACGTAGATCGCATGGCGGATCCGAATATGCCAATGACACTTGGATTGGATATACATACTAGTACTGTATCAATCATTTATGCAGGTATCACTATATATGACATGCACTGGGATATGTTCAAAGTGAAGGCATAGACCGGACAACTTTTCCTTCGTTTCGTGCATGAACCTTGAGTTTTTCGAGGACGCCAGAATTCGCCCATCTGTCAGGCGTAGAACGCTTCCCTGTTGACCAGTAGTAGATATCCCAGTCAGGTTCGTCTAATAGCTATAGGAAATCGAACGTTGAGCACCAGGTATGAAACGATACTTATGCCGACGCACCTTATCATACTCCTTCAGCTCAGCTCCTGTCATTGCAACTAGATGGTCCCGTGCGAATGTACTCAACAAGAGGTCAGTTTCGAGAGTCCCACGTTTGCGTGACTGGTAAACAAGTCTAGCACGCATGGTTTGAAGTGATTCGTTCGGACGTTCGATTGGAgtcggaggaggaagatctGTGGACGTCTGGGTATTGGCCAAGTGCTCTGGAGAATGAGGAAGCGGCCAAGGATCTCGCCTACGacttgttgttgttgagaaCAGCAAGATCGCTGTTCTCGACGGCGCCAAACCACGGTTACATGTGATGGTAGAGAGCATGGCTCGGCTCAGCATGCCGATTGGGGGCGGTACTTACAACAGCAATTATTCCGAATTTAGACATACGTCATATAGAGCGCTCAGATTTCAAGTTGTATTCGAACCACCATCTTCATCGATACTCGACGGACAGTTTCCTCCAATTAAAGAGTAGATTTACTTAGTTGTACAATGCCCAGCAATACAgctcttctcttcctgcTGGTTTTCGTCTTCGCCGTATGTTTGTCTGGCAATGGCGTCTACGCATTTGGTGCAGGAAATATCCCTTCGTGAGCTTTTTTTTCAAATTGAATATTACCCTTCCTTGCAGTTTTCTATCGTTTAACTGACATGCCAATCTCTTTAGCTTCGCTTACATGGAAGGACGCGCTTTTCGACACGGTGATATAGAGGACGTTCTTGCGGAACTGGCGAAAAAAGGTGCCGGTGGTTTTGCCCTCGCAAGCGTGATAGGCAAAGGTGGAAGTAAGTTTGGTGGATTGGACATCAAGAGAGTCTATTTCGGGTGAGTATTAATGCCGGGATTACGACAGTGATCTTTCCTGATCGGCTTAATCATAGGAATTGGCTGAGAGACTATAGTCAAGTACGAATTACTCGCCTGATGCAAGGAGAAGATATGCTTACTTGGTGATTTTGCAGG
Proteins encoded in this window:
- the PNS1 gene encoding Putative choline transporter, neither null mutation nor overexpression affects choline transport, coding for MSGWNQNKMGSDPQYQQGYAPYPGPTPSYAQGYAPPPDDAYGGYGGGDVKDPYANDRFKPKSRINDPIFLILFILQFLGFAVLSGIALNSWVSTGGKGGGLGKSGGRSGTSITLNASTAYLLLLATAAAVLFSSLYLILIRMFTKMVMHITLILSILLNIGICIYYWITKYYSGAIIFTVIALFSILSYWGYKSRIPLASLLLQVVIDISKHHKTVYVVAFTSLIVQAAFAVWYVFTCMAIYSKWTPGGASCTGSACSSGKVAGLIFYATFSFLWTSQVIGNVALLTLAGGAYGSWYYFGPRSQGEMPNHPNWSSFARASTTSLGSVAFGSLIVTILELIKLILQAIQNNANSEGHPVEAILACCAACIVGCIESAVEYFNRYAYIEIALYGKPYIAAAKDTWRLFKDRGIDALVNDSLVGMTLTWGAYAVGMLSSLFAYLYLRITAPSYNVDGQYTAPVILFAFLIGIMCSLTLSSAIEAGVSTIFVGLGEDPQVLAIRAPALFGLIAQAYPDVVQGVPNA